In one Methanothermobacter sp. genomic region, the following are encoded:
- the hisH gene encoding imidazole glycerol phosphate synthase subunit HisH: MIAIIDYGSGNIRSISNAFRKIGAEVQVTSSPESLNDSEALVLPGVGAFGSAMDKLENLRDPIIRNIEDGKPFLGICLGLQVLLSESQESPGVRGLDVIPGRVVRIPPGNKVPHMGWNQLVPRRDSPLLEGVENEYFYFVHSYHAEPAEDVVAATTEYGIEMTAAIESDNVYATQFHPEKSGEAGLDILRNFREIIRG, from the coding sequence TTGATAGCCATCATAGACTATGGAAGCGGGAACATCCGGAGCATATCCAACGCCTTCAGGAAGATAGGAGCTGAGGTTCAGGTAACATCAAGTCCAGAATCCCTCAATGACTCAGAAGCCCTCGTGCTTCCAGGGGTAGGGGCATTTGGAAGTGCAATGGATAAACTTGAGAATTTAAGGGACCCAATAATCAGGAACATAGAGGATGGTAAACCCTTCCTGGGCATATGCCTGGGACTCCAGGTCCTCCTATCCGAGAGCCAGGAATCACCTGGCGTCAGGGGACTTGATGTGATACCCGGCAGGGTTGTGAGGATACCCCCCGGAAACAAGGTGCCACATATGGGATGGAACCAGCTGGTTCCCAGGAGGGACTCCCCGCTCCTTGAAGGCGTCGAGAATGAGTACTTCTACTTCGTCCACTCATACCATGCAGAACCGGCAGAGGACGTTGTGGCGGCAACAACCGAGTATGGTATTGAGATGACAGCGGCCATTGAGTCAGATAACGTATATGCAACCCAGTTCCACCCTGAAAAGAGCGGTGAGGCGGGACTTGATATCCTGAGAAACTTCAGGGAAATAATCAGGGGGTAA
- a CDS encoding sugar phosphate nucleotidyltransferase, which produces MAETVGMILCGGFGKRLRPLTEKIPKPLIEIKEGYTILDKQLFDLKNAGIKKTYLLTGFLGDKIEERYGDEYKGLKLEYVREEKPLGTLNAIRLGMEAIDGDKQCLIRNGDVVADLNIRKMIHLGEMSDYPLTIFITKMQSPYGIVELSGDKIISFREKPLLDYYINAGVYFSKGQLDFGDFESGDIEKTLFPLMASENKLGYYREDGLFWMAIDTSKELEEIRKEYRNREDKPWGYEKVLINTEKYLTKELFIREGYRTSFHYHEKKDETMYIISGSGYIEFQDRKEYFSKNDTIRIEPGEKHSIVAMENTVLHEVSTPHLDDTVRVKDYYAR; this is translated from the coding sequence TTGGCTGAAACCGTTGGAATGATACTTTGCGGAGGATTTGGAAAGAGACTGAGACCCCTAACCGAGAAGATACCCAAACCACTCATAGAAATAAAAGAGGGCTACACAATCCTGGATAAACAGCTCTTTGACCTCAAAAATGCAGGTATAAAGAAGACCTACCTCCTCACAGGATTCCTTGGGGATAAGATAGAGGAGAGATATGGTGATGAGTACAAGGGTCTTAAACTGGAATATGTGAGGGAGGAGAAACCCCTGGGGACACTAAACGCAATAAGGCTGGGTATGGAGGCCATCGATGGAGATAAACAGTGCCTAATACGTAACGGGGATGTGGTGGCGGACCTGAACATAAGGAAGATGATACACCTTGGGGAGATGTCTGATTATCCCCTCACAATCTTCATAACCAAGATGCAGTCACCCTACGGTATAGTGGAACTCAGCGGGGACAAGATAATCAGCTTCAGGGAGAAACCCCTCCTTGACTATTACATAAATGCAGGTGTGTACTTCTCCAAGGGGCAGCTGGACTTCGGGGACTTCGAGTCAGGTGATATTGAGAAAACACTCTTCCCGCTCATGGCCAGTGAAAACAAACTCGGCTACTACCGGGAGGACGGCCTCTTCTGGATGGCAATAGACACCTCCAAGGAGCTGGAGGAGATACGTAAGGAGTACCGTAACAGGGAGGACAAGCCGTGGGGCTATGAGAAGGTGCTCATAAATACGGAGAAGTACCTCACAAAGGAGCTGTTCATAAGGGAGGGGTACAGGACATCCTTCCACTACCATGAGAAGAAGGATGAGACCATGTACATAATATCAGGGTCAGGGTACATTGAATTCCAGGACAGGAAGGAGTACTTCAGCAAGAATGACACCATCAGAATTGAGCCCGGTGAGAAGCACTCCATCGTGGCAATGGAGAACACGGTACTCCATGAGGTATCAACGCCCCACCTCGATGACACCGTCAGGGTGAAGGACTACTACGCCAGGTGA
- the cfbD gene encoding Ni-sirohydrochlorin a,c-diamide reductive cyclase catalytic subunit → MHPRPSPIAASLYTLRDLDADVIILHGPHGCCFRTGRLLETDGVRVLTTAMSEQDFIFGASDKLAETLRKAYEMFSPELVGVVGTCASMIIGEDLREAVQRADIPARVLTVESHGGFGEGDNTEGAIIVLEAAAEQGIIPHEEAERQIEMLKLATEIEKTRGMAQGDYIRPSHGDDKNEVALRVLEAIKDDEKVAFVLNAKKETSYLFADPLTLPFHSINPDNPPLIIANLDRNTGLPRIRRHAANILAEIEGAGNRVDYITGGLDEYPVTGERAAEILRDEEIKFAVVSGVPHALPVEELELESVAVTDGPRLVEPLHKLGYTHVVAELDAHARTLGQSTIVSSDFGDALRRNIEKVI, encoded by the coding sequence TTGCATCCAAGACCCAGCCCAATAGCAGCATCACTCTACACACTCAGAGACCTCGATGCTGATGTTATAATCCTCCATGGCCCCCATGGGTGCTGCTTCAGAACAGGAAGGCTCCTTGAAACCGACGGGGTCAGGGTGCTGACCACTGCAATGTCAGAGCAGGACTTCATATTCGGGGCCTCAGATAAACTGGCAGAGACACTCAGAAAGGCCTATGAAATGTTTTCACCTGAACTTGTGGGTGTTGTTGGAACCTGTGCCAGTATGATAATAGGCGAGGACCTCAGGGAGGCGGTCCAGAGGGCAGACATACCTGCAAGGGTCCTGACGGTTGAATCCCATGGGGGATTCGGTGAGGGTGACAACACAGAGGGGGCAATAATAGTCCTTGAAGCGGCTGCAGAACAGGGAATAATCCCCCATGAGGAGGCCGAAAGGCAGATAGAGATGCTCAAACTTGCAACCGAGATTGAGAAGACGAGGGGAATGGCACAGGGCGACTACATACGCCCATCCCATGGTGATGATAAGAATGAGGTGGCATTAAGGGTCCTCGAGGCCATAAAAGATGATGAAAAAGTTGCATTTGTGCTTAACGCCAAGAAAGAGACATCATACCTCTTTGCAGATCCCCTGACACTTCCATTTCACTCAATAAACCCTGATAACCCTCCTCTTATAATCGCGAATCTTGACAGGAACACAGGTCTTCCAAGGATACGCAGACATGCAGCGAACATACTCGCAGAAATAGAGGGGGCAGGCAACCGTGTTGATTACATAACAGGGGGCCTAGACGAATACCCTGTAACAGGTGAAAGGGCAGCGGAGATACTGAGGGATGAGGAGATAAAATTTGCAGTCGTATCAGGTGTCCCCCATGCCCTGCCGGTTGAGGAACTTGAACTTGAGTCCGTCGCCGTTACAGACGGGCCAAGGCTCGTGGAACCACTCCATAAACTTGGATACACCCATGTGGTGGCTGAACTGGATGCACATGCAAGGACGCTGGGGCAGAGCACCATTGTTTCATCAGACTTTGGAGATGCCCTTAGGCGAAACATTGAGAAGGTGATTTAA
- the ftsA gene encoding coenzyme F390 synthetase: protein MGNYFNPEIETMEREDLDALVEERIRYTVNYAYENSPFYSKWFRKNSIKPSDIRSHEDLRELPIITGETVRENQPPEKDDFEFRCAPWEDIYTIHETSGTSGRPKSFFLTWGDWQRYAEKYARSFVSQGFERGDRVVVCASYGMNVGANTMTLAAQKIGMTIIPEGKCTFPVRIIESYRPTGIVASIFKLLRLARRMKEHGLDPRESSIRRLVVGGESFAPESREYVEEIWGVEVYNTYGSTEGTMCGECHIKEGLHVPEDLVHLDVYDPTMRDFVDDGECGRIVLTTLLPVGEKTGTLLLNYDTEDTTVVISREKCKCGRTHMRIMNPEREAETFWVAGHPFNRVDVEAAVFQRENMDYLTGEYEAFLYGDEDEGPITMRVSLECEDPENCAVDIIKENFIKAFFKYKRELYEAYAEGLFEILFNFTGPGELEFYKVKGRPKRIVDRR from the coding sequence ATGGGGAACTACTTCAACCCTGAAATAGAGACCATGGAACGGGAGGACCTGGATGCCCTCGTGGAGGAGAGGATAAGGTATACAGTGAACTATGCCTACGAAAACTCCCCATTCTACAGTAAATGGTTCAGGAAAAACAGTATCAAACCCTCAGATATAAGGAGCCATGAGGACCTCAGGGAACTCCCGATAATAACCGGTGAAACCGTTAGGGAGAACCAGCCCCCTGAAAAGGATGACTTCGAATTCAGATGCGCCCCCTGGGAGGACATATACACAATACATGAGACCAGCGGTACAAGCGGAAGACCGAAGTCCTTCTTCCTCACATGGGGGGACTGGCAGAGATACGCAGAGAAGTACGCAAGGTCATTCGTATCCCAGGGATTTGAGAGGGGTGACAGGGTTGTGGTCTGCGCCTCCTATGGCATGAATGTGGGTGCAAATACCATGACCCTGGCAGCACAGAAGATAGGGATGACCATAATCCCCGAGGGCAAATGCACCTTTCCAGTGAGGATAATAGAGAGCTACCGTCCCACAGGTATAGTTGCAAGCATATTCAAACTCCTGAGACTTGCGAGACGCATGAAGGAGCATGGGCTTGATCCCAGAGAGTCAAGTATAAGGAGACTGGTTGTGGGTGGTGAAAGCTTCGCACCTGAATCAAGGGAGTATGTGGAGGAAATATGGGGTGTGGAAGTCTACAACACCTATGGGAGCACCGAGGGGACAATGTGTGGAGAATGCCACATCAAGGAGGGCCTGCATGTCCCTGAGGACCTGGTGCACCTGGACGTCTATGATCCAACCATGAGGGACTTTGTTGATGATGGGGAGTGCGGCAGAATAGTCCTCACAACACTCCTGCCCGTGGGTGAGAAAACAGGGACCCTCCTCCTCAACTATGACACCGAGGACACCACGGTTGTAATCTCAAGGGAGAAGTGCAAATGTGGAAGGACCCACATGAGGATAATGAACCCTGAAAGGGAGGCTGAGACCTTCTGGGTGGCAGGGCACCCCTTCAACAGGGTAGATGTTGAGGCCGCAGTGTTCCAGAGGGAGAACATGGATTATCTAACAGGTGAATACGAGGCCTTCCTCTATGGTGACGAGGATGAGGGGCCAATAACAATGAGGGTCTCACTGGAGTGTGAGGACCCTGAAAACTGTGCCGTGGACATAATAAAGGAGAACTTTATAAAGGCATTCTTCAAATATAAGAGGGAACTCTACGAAGCATATGCAGAGGGTCTTTTTGAGATACTTTTCAACTTCACAGGTCCAGGGGAGCTTGAATTCTACAAGGTCAAGGGAAGACCAAAACGCATCGTTGATAGAAGATAA
- a CDS encoding cation-transporting P-type ATPase, whose protein sequence is MVRTMGGIHELHEEEVFRRLETSPSGLDPPEAERRLKKYGPNELEEVRGKPHILVFLSNLYNVLAILLWVSAALSLITGNTQLAVAIVLVIIINAVFSFWQEYEAEKAAEALKDILPVMVKVLRGSNETVIPAAEVVPGDLILLEEGDTVPADARLVESSQLKIDASTLTGESKPVRKVSHPVEKFDNYIDIDNIVFAGTQVVSGTGRAIVFATGGDTEFSRIASLTQEVREEPSPLQRQISRAASIISILAVSMGIVLFAVNLYIVKLPLETALIFAIGLMVANVPEGLLPSVTLALAASARKMARENALVKRLSSVETLGSTTIICTDKTGTLTRGEMTVRKIWIPYRVVEVTGSGYRPEGEFLCNGNPVTHREVREIRLLMRAASFCNDAKLVRDEKGWHVIGDTTEGALLVAAEKIGFDLEGELERMPRVMELPFDSKRKSMTSIHQKSGKRVAYVKGAPKKIIDLSERISVDGRPRPLDDDEKRKIIEIHDRMASEGLRVLAFAYRELPEDLEDYTPENVERELTLVGMAAMHDPPREGVKEAVRQCRTAGIRIIMITGDYGLTAAAIAKELGIIEGDSYRVIKGRELDEMEDPELLRILSEEENIIFARAVPEHKMRIASVLEGAEEIVAMTGDGVNDAPALRKADIGVAMGSGTDVAKEAADIVLADDNFASIVTAVREGRTVYENIRKFITYIFSHETAEIVPFVLMVLFGIPLPITIMQILAIDLGTDTLPALALGRSPPESDVMQRPPRPVKERLLNLEVLLRGYLFTGSIEAFLVMMAYFLVLSGGGWVPGQSLPADDPLYLRATTVVFAGIVMAQMGNLLSSQTTRSSALKVGLLRNRWVPAGMIFAVIVMLMVIYLPPLQPVFGTQPLKPVEWLMIILFAPLVFLTDEARKLIQRRLG, encoded by the coding sequence ATGGTGAGGACGATGGGGGGTATACACGAGCTTCATGAGGAAGAGGTTTTCAGGAGGCTTGAGACGTCACCCTCTGGCCTTGACCCCCCTGAGGCTGAAAGGCGCCTTAAGAAATATGGTCCCAACGAACTTGAGGAGGTCAGGGGTAAACCACACATACTTGTCTTTCTATCCAACCTTTACAATGTACTGGCGATCCTCCTCTGGGTATCAGCTGCCCTGTCGCTCATCACAGGCAACACCCAGCTTGCAGTTGCGATTGTACTTGTAATAATCATAAACGCGGTTTTCAGTTTCTGGCAGGAATATGAGGCCGAGAAGGCTGCAGAGGCCCTGAAGGATATTCTGCCGGTTATGGTTAAGGTTCTGAGGGGCTCAAATGAAACTGTTATCCCTGCGGCTGAGGTGGTTCCTGGGGATCTGATCCTTCTTGAGGAGGGTGACACGGTTCCGGCAGATGCAAGGCTTGTTGAATCAAGCCAGCTCAAGATTGACGCATCCACCCTTACAGGCGAATCAAAACCTGTCAGAAAGGTGTCGCATCCAGTTGAAAAATTCGATAATTACATAGATATCGATAACATCGTATTTGCAGGTACACAGGTGGTATCAGGGACAGGAAGGGCCATAGTATTTGCAACAGGAGGGGATACAGAATTCAGCAGGATAGCATCCCTTACACAGGAAGTGCGAGAGGAGCCAAGCCCACTTCAGAGGCAGATATCCCGGGCTGCCAGTATCATAAGCATTCTCGCAGTTTCAATGGGCATTGTTCTTTTTGCAGTCAACCTCTACATTGTTAAACTCCCCCTCGAGACTGCGCTCATCTTTGCAATAGGGCTCATGGTTGCAAATGTACCTGAGGGCCTTCTACCAAGCGTAACACTGGCGCTTGCAGCATCAGCAAGGAAGATGGCCAGGGAGAACGCCCTTGTGAAGAGACTCTCCAGTGTGGAGACACTGGGATCCACAACAATAATCTGCACAGATAAGACCGGGACCCTCACAAGGGGTGAGATGACAGTAAGGAAGATCTGGATACCCTACAGGGTCGTGGAGGTCACAGGTTCAGGCTACAGGCCAGAGGGGGAATTCCTCTGCAACGGAAACCCCGTAACCCACCGGGAGGTAAGGGAGATAAGACTCTTAATGAGGGCGGCGTCATTCTGCAACGATGCAAAACTTGTTAGAGACGAAAAGGGCTGGCACGTGATTGGGGACACAACAGAGGGCGCACTACTTGTGGCTGCAGAGAAGATAGGCTTTGACCTTGAGGGTGAACTTGAGAGGATGCCCAGGGTAATGGAGCTTCCCTTTGATTCAAAGCGAAAGTCGATGACCTCAATCCATCAAAAATCAGGTAAAAGGGTGGCCTACGTAAAGGGAGCCCCGAAAAAGATAATAGATTTATCAGAGAGGATATCAGTTGATGGGAGACCCAGACCACTGGATGATGATGAAAAAAGGAAGATCATAGAAATACATGACAGAATGGCCTCTGAGGGTCTCAGGGTACTTGCATTCGCTTACAGGGAACTCCCGGAGGACCTTGAGGATTACACACCGGAGAATGTTGAAAGGGAACTGACACTGGTTGGAATGGCTGCAATGCATGACCCGCCTAGGGAGGGTGTGAAGGAGGCTGTGAGGCAGTGCAGAACTGCAGGTATAAGGATAATAATGATAACCGGGGATTACGGTCTAACAGCCGCAGCCATAGCAAAGGAACTTGGAATAATAGAGGGCGATAGCTACAGGGTGATAAAGGGAAGGGAACTGGATGAAATGGAAGACCCTGAACTTTTAAGGATACTTTCTGAGGAGGAGAACATAATATTTGCCCGGGCAGTCCCTGAACACAAGATGAGGATAGCATCGGTCCTTGAGGGCGCCGAGGAGATAGTTGCAATGACAGGTGATGGGGTAAATGATGCCCCTGCCCTCAGGAAGGCGGATATTGGCGTTGCAATGGGTAGCGGCACCGACGTTGCAAAGGAGGCCGCTGACATAGTACTCGCCGATGACAACTTTGCAAGCATTGTAACTGCGGTGAGGGAGGGCAGGACGGTATATGAGAACATAAGAAAATTCATAACCTACATATTTTCACATGAAACCGCAGAGATAGTTCCCTTCGTCCTCATGGTGCTCTTTGGAATACCCCTACCCATAACAATAATGCAGATACTTGCAATAGACCTCGGTACCGATACACTGCCTGCCCTTGCTCTGGGAAGATCCCCACCTGAATCTGATGTGATGCAGAGGCCGCCAAGACCGGTTAAGGAGAGACTACTTAACCTCGAGGTCCTCCTCAGGGGGTACCTGTTCACAGGATCCATTGAGGCATTCCTTGTGATGATGGCATACTTCCTTGTGCTCTCAGGGGGAGGATGGGTGCCAGGCCAGAGCCTCCCTGCAGATGACCCCCTCTACCTAAGGGCCACAACTGTGGTCTTTGCAGGTATAGTGATGGCCCAGATGGGCAATCTCCTCTCATCACAGACCACCCGCTCCTCAGCACTGAAAGTGGGGCTTCTGAGGAACAGGTGGGTACCCGCTGGCATGATATTCGCAGTCATTGTGATGCTGATGGTCATATACCTGCCCCCACTGCAGCCGGTTTTCGGGACACAGCCACTGAAACCGGTTGAATGGCTGATGATCATCCTATTTGCTCCACTGGTTTTCCTTACAGATGAGGCGAGGAAGTTAATTCAGAGAAGGCTTGGTTGA
- a CDS encoding potassium channel protein → MVLIVEIIRKHLPRVMRVPAARIFLLAAGVITYGTLGFHFIEGESWTVSFYWTFVTIGTVGYGDYSPSTPLGMYFTVTLIVLGIGTFAIAVETLLEFLIKRQQMRLMGLIDVVKSKHVVICGWSESTLECLRELGGSEVFVLADDEGVRKTVLKNGANFVHGDPTRISDLEKANVKGARAVIVDMESDSETIHCILGIRKIDSSVRIIAEAERYENIEQIRMAGADQVISPFVISGRLMSKSIDDGYEAMFVQDVLAEESTRRMVEVPVPPESPIEGISVLEADIHERTGVIVIGVGRGNELIIDPPRDYVFKEGDIILGIGKNHEIDRLMEYIGS, encoded by the coding sequence ATGGTGCTCATAGTTGAGATAATAAGGAAACACCTACCACGGGTTATGAGGGTACCTGCTGCACGGATATTCCTCCTTGCAGCGGGGGTCATCACCTATGGAACCCTTGGATTCCACTTCATTGAGGGTGAATCATGGACGGTCTCATTCTACTGGACCTTTGTAACCATAGGGACCGTGGGTTATGGAGACTACAGCCCATCAACACCACTGGGGATGTACTTCACCGTGACCCTCATAGTCCTGGGTATAGGGACATTTGCCATTGCAGTTGAGACACTCCTTGAATTCCTGATAAAGAGACAGCAGATGAGGCTTATGGGGCTGATAGACGTGGTTAAATCAAAACATGTGGTTATATGTGGGTGGAGTGAGAGCACACTGGAGTGCCTGAGGGAACTCGGTGGAAGCGAGGTCTTTGTGCTCGCTGATGATGAGGGTGTCAGGAAGACTGTCCTCAAGAATGGTGCCAACTTTGTGCATGGAGACCCAACAAGGATATCTGACCTTGAAAAGGCCAATGTAAAGGGTGCAAGGGCAGTTATAGTTGACATGGAGTCTGATTCAGAGACAATACACTGTATACTGGGGATAAGGAAAATTGACTCCAGTGTGAGGATAATAGCCGAGGCCGAACGCTATGAGAACATCGAGCAGATCCGGATGGCCGGCGCCGACCAGGTAATCTCACCATTTGTTATATCAGGCAGGCTTATGTCAAAGAGTATCGATGATGGCTATGAGGCAATGTTTGTACAGGACGTTCTTGCAGAGGAATCTACACGGAGAATGGTTGAAGTTCCAGTACCCCCTGAAAGTCCCATTGAGGGCATTTCGGTCCTTGAAGCGGACATCCATGAGAGGACTGGTGTGATAGTAATCGGTGTGGGACGGGGTAATGAACTCATAATAGACCCACCCAGGGATTATGTATTCAAAGAGGGTGATATAATCCTTGGTATAGGGAAAAATCATGAGATAGATCGTCTGATGGAATACATCGGGTCATGA
- the sfsA gene encoding DNA/RNA nuclease SfsA has translation MIIDNPLMGRYLERPNRFTMVVDVGGERSLAHLKDPGRLRELLIPGNEVIVRKAAGKERKTKFDVIALRRGDEWVLVNSGFHSDIAASLIESELVDEFRGFRVKKRECRFGRSRIDFLLSSGTEEMLVEVKGCTLVNGEMALFPDAPTVRGRRHVEELASALSMGYKSSVLFLVFGENARYFSPNTDMDPEFSYALKEAHGKGVNVIAYSFRTLLDDSVRVEPLRRIPVIWP, from the coding sequence ATGATCATAGATAATCCCCTTATGGGAAGATACCTTGAAAGACCCAACAGGTTCACCATGGTTGTTGATGTGGGTGGTGAAAGGAGTCTGGCCCACCTCAAGGATCCCGGTAGGCTCAGGGAGCTTCTTATACCTGGAAATGAGGTCATTGTTAGGAAAGCCGCTGGAAAAGAAAGGAAAACCAAATTTGATGTCATAGCACTCAGAAGGGGGGATGAGTGGGTCCTTGTGAATTCCGGTTTCCACAGTGACATCGCAGCCAGCCTTATAGAATCAGAGCTTGTTGACGAATTCCGTGGTTTCAGGGTGAAAAAAAGAGAGTGCAGATTTGGAAGAAGCAGAATTGATTTCCTTCTCTCATCGGGAACTGAAGAAATGCTTGTTGAGGTTAAGGGCTGTACCCTTGTAAATGGTGAGATGGCACTCTTCCCTGATGCCCCCACAGTGAGGGGAAGGAGGCATGTTGAGGAGCTTGCATCTGCGCTCTCCATGGGCTATAAAAGCAGCGTCCTTTTTCTGGTTTTTGGTGAAAATGCACGTTATTTCTCTCCAAATACTGATATGGACCCTGAATTTTCATATGCACTGAAAGAAGCCCATGGTAAAGGTGTGAATGTGATAGCATATTCCTTCCGCACACTTCTTGATGATTCTGTGCGTGTTGAGCCCCTAAGGCGGATACCTGTTATATGGCCGTGA
- a CDS encoding AIR synthase-related protein, which yields MDIEGFVRRNIDQMDEESLRSILADRIREFKNIDTERSLRMADAVIYEVKNTLGTDGLDDGLREIISYPLAGVGMGEMGVGSRGEGDFFVHRKIADIVSSTETGAFINPEAQDDGGVVRTDTAKGEVYITTAVDGIHSRLSEYPFLGGFHVTRAALRDVCVMGSRPVALISDLHLADDGDVGKLFDFTAGVAAVSELVNVPVVAGSTLRVGGDMVLGDRLVSAVGAIGVSGTPPTARKRAEPGDIILLTEGSGGGTITTAAIYHGLFDVVWETLDVNFIRASGAIMEAGLLEVIHAMTDVTNGGLRGDAHEISSTTGVGLEFDAEAVRSMVNPRVLEMLEELEIDPLGVSIDSLMIIAPEDASNDIIRAVEGAGVPIAEVGRVTDSGVPLLIRDGEMEELRPLFREAAYTQIKKMVGDETPQDFEEMKRKVEEAARRAIEKKDMIVKLIGK from the coding sequence ATGGACATAGAGGGATTTGTAAGGCGCAACATAGACCAGATGGACGAGGAATCCCTGCGAAGCATCCTGGCAGATAGGATACGGGAATTCAAGAATATCGACACCGAGAGGTCCCTGAGGATGGCAGATGCCGTGATATATGAGGTTAAAAATACACTTGGGACGGATGGTCTGGACGATGGATTGAGGGAGATAATATCATATCCCCTCGCCGGTGTTGGAATGGGCGAGATGGGGGTGGGATCCCGTGGAGAGGGGGACTTCTTTGTCCACAGAAAAATCGCCGATATAGTATCAAGCACAGAAACCGGGGCATTCATAAATCCCGAGGCCCAGGATGATGGTGGGGTTGTAAGGACTGACACCGCTAAGGGAGAGGTCTACATAACAACCGCAGTTGACGGAATCCACTCCAGGCTCAGCGAGTACCCCTTCCTGGGGGGCTTCCATGTTACAAGGGCCGCCCTCAGGGATGTCTGCGTCATGGGATCCAGGCCAGTTGCACTCATAAGCGACCTGCACCTTGCAGATGATGGGGATGTTGGCAAACTCTTTGACTTCACAGCAGGTGTCGCGGCGGTCTCGGAACTAGTTAATGTACCCGTGGTTGCAGGAAGCACATTGAGGGTCGGTGGCGACATGGTCCTCGGTGACAGGCTCGTGAGCGCGGTGGGCGCCATTGGGGTTTCAGGGACACCACCAACGGCCAGGAAGAGGGCCGAGCCAGGCGATATTATACTCCTCACAGAGGGCTCAGGAGGGGGCACCATCACCACAGCGGCCATCTACCATGGACTCTTTGATGTTGTATGGGAGACCCTTGATGTGAACTTCATAAGGGCATCTGGGGCCATAATGGAGGCAGGGCTCCTTGAGGTGATCCATGCAATGACCGACGTCACAAATGGCGGGCTCAGGGGCGATGCCCATGAGATATCATCAACCACAGGGGTGGGCCTTGAATTCGATGCCGAGGCTGTGAGGTCAATGGTAAACCCAAGGGTACTTGAAATGCTTGAAGAACTTGAAATTGATCCCCTGGGGGTTTCAATTGACTCCCTCATGATAATAGCACCTGAGGATGCCTCCAATGATATCATAAGGGCAGTTGAAGGTGCAGGTGTCCCCATAGCAGAGGTCGGAAGGGTCACCGATTCAGGTGTTCCCCTTCTAATAAGGGATGGTGAGATGGAGGAGCTCAGACCCCTCTTCCGTGAGGCCGCCTACACACAGATAAAGAAGATGGTTGGCGATGAAACACCCCAGGACTTTGAGGAGATGAAGAGGAAGGTTGAGGAGGCCGCAAGGAGGGCCATAGAGAAGAAGGATATGATTGTTAAACTCATAGGGAAGTGA